Genomic DNA from Pungitius pungitius chromosome 12, fPunPun2.1, whole genome shotgun sequence:
AGAAAGTTCCTTCCTTCCAGCGGCATAGTTTGCAGACGCGGTCTCAGAATGATGAATCTCAAAATGTCGTGAATTGAAGGCTTGTGCCCCGTTGCTCCTATTTAGCGTCGactcaaagaaataaaaaaacatcagtatTTCTCAAGCGGAGATATTGCTGCAGGAAGTAAGCGCAAAACGCAACATCACAGTTAGTAGCGTCAGCAGTGGCCACAAAGCGGTGAATAACACTAATGCATGGAATGCTGTATAAAAAAGAAGTGGTTTGATCTGAAATCAGAACACAGAGGACAGATGCTGgccactggagggggggggtgaaggctgGGCCAGAACCATCGGAGCTGGACTAGCGCGTCGGGGCCTTAACtggacagacccccccccccacaggttcATACACCATGGCAATTCAACGTGCTTTATAAATGAGCAGACGTGTAAGTGCAGTGTGaatttattaaaacaaacttaaaaataataattaaaaaaaaatgtacctaACGGACGAAAACACAACTACTTATTTTGCGCCAACATGTCAGCTCTCTCCAATGCGTGTAAgagtgctcttggatgtgcgtAAATTCTGTCGTAACCCAAGAACAAATCCCGGGGGGGGCGCATAATCATGGCAGTCCAACCAGGTGGAACCTGTCAAAGTGACTCATGTTTCAGGGTCTGAGTCTAAGAACATTGGTCTaatcttttcatttattaaaacaatCTGTATTTGGTATTTGGTGTAGTTAGTGTATATTGCTATGCTAACCAGCTGGAATGATGTTGTGAACATCAGCAGGTTAGTATTGTATTGTAAATCACTGTGGGCCTCAGAGCGCTGAGGTGCTGCCAAACGCTTGAGATCTAATATTtcactgggttttttttctgatttacaAAGCCAGttgctttatttaaatgtcCTTGGGAATTCAGATGAATCCAAAAATATACAGCAACTCAAAAACGCTCAATTTCAACTGCCGGGTCCGTTCTTGAATACGACCGCGCCAATCCAGAAGCATCATGCAGTTACAGACAAATGAGCCATCTCGTTGTGGAAGtttcagcagcacaaactcttctgtggggggggggggggtgtatgtggTGTAAATCAAAGCGTGTCGCTGCATGGCTAACCTATTTTGAAtttacttcctttttttttcttctttctttaaaaaggcaGTACCCTGATTGTCACACCCCATTGAAATGGTCACCTGCTTTATGGCGAAGTGGACGCGGCTGTACACCTCGTCCCGCGTGTGGACGGCCTGCGGGGCGCCGTCCTCGTAGCCCTCAAGGAAAAGGTGCTTGAACGTAGCCGTGTTCTCCTCTTTGAACGTCACCACCATCTGGTTGCTCAGCCCGAACAGCACCAACTAGGACACAAAGAGACCAAGAACCCAAACGGACACCTTCTCAACCTGAGCGTACTGACTAAAGTTATTATGGCCCAATCCAAACAGCACAAATGTGGATCCACCTGCACGGTCACGATGACGATCTTGAGCAGCTGCAGGCCCAGTTTGAAAGGCTTGCGTCCTTTGGCGTGATACTTGTCACAAGGGCTCATGAAGAAGTATTTAAGCTTCCTcctcagcacctcctcctcctcctcctgctgctgctgctgctgctgcttgcgAGGGGCCTCAGAGCCCACCGGGGCATTGGGACGAGGGCTCCCGTAGTTGGCCACGGAGGAGAGGAGCCTGTCCTTCTCTGGGAAACACAGATCACGATCAATGAGACATTGAAAGGGGGCACGTTCACTTCGTGGTATGAACGTAGCTCCATAACACACCCTGCAAAGCGTCAGTTCATtccattttctatttattttaaagctggGTAGAAAATACACTACATTGATGATCAAtacgtctttgtttttttaatgtggaatTATTAGGACATTATGGGAAGCGTGAAGCCCTTCTGTTTACTGGACTACACATGATCCGTCCACAAGACGATTTCACCAACCCGGTGGACTCACTTGTGTCCGTGACACCCTTCGCTGGGTGAAGAGACCTACGGCGGAGGATCTATTTAACGTCCACGTGAAACGTTCCCTGCGCCGTGGGGGCAATCGAACACGTGAGCGTGTTGCAGCACTACATGTATGGGCAGGAAACACGAAGGAGCGAAGGACAGGGACAGGGAAcgggacagggacagggaaGGTGGGCAGACAGACCTGTGGCCCCGTCGTGGATGCAGGTGTAGCTCGAAGACGCCATGGTGGTGTGGCTCACAcggggaaggtggaggaggacatcGGATGTCAGCCAGCGAGCGGGTTCGTGGAGGAGGCCGGCGTGTCGGGACTCATCGCGCGGatgaaagggggtgggggggctcttgGTCGCAGGGTTTTTGGATGACACTTAAGGTAAACAGACCGCAGCTTCCTGGTGACCACGTGACTCATCCCACGTGACTGACGTCAGCGCTGCCGCAGCCTGGAGAATGGGCTGCCCggttaacaaaaaaacaaaaaaaaacacacgacGTGCTCTAGTGTCATCCTGTCAAACTCTCCATGCGCATATGTCAATATACGTTCATTATAtcatatttttcatatattATGTAATATGTTTTTGTGCGCCAATGACCACAAACTCGGACACAGTTCTCTTCACGGTTAACGGACGATCACACGTCAGTAATAAGCAGGAttgctttgacattttgggaaacacTCATTTCTATGTTGCAGAGTGAAGAGATTGAACAGCGGTGTCAATCTATTCCGCTCACATTCTGGGGACATACATAATGCGCTTTGTTTCCAGGACatcatagagacagacaggaagtgggagGACACCAAGAGGACGTCATGCAGCAGAGAATCCAACGTTGCGGTTACTGGCTAATGTATTTTAGCCCCTTGTTCAGCTAAATGCAAAAGTGCTGACCCCCCTCCTACTCCCCAGAAACCACAAGTTCTCTCATGGATTAGTTTGAGTTCCTCAAATTTTATTTATGGGGTTGACTGGTTATATTTTCTGTAGTTTCCCAACCTGCAGATCAAAACGGTTTAATGCTGTTGTCATGGTGCCAAGAATAACAGTCTCAGCAATGTAATCCCATAGAAATTCACTTATTTAGTCGACtagacatatttttttaatttgtcaagATGCAGAGGCTGGCTCATGAAATATGAACGCTTCGTATTTAGAGTAAGAATGTAAACTCCCCTTTGTTAATAATAAatctgtagacacacacacgatcTCAGTATTGTTAATGCGAACGCCTGGTTATAAATATACATTAGAGACAAAACACATCTGTTAAACTGCAATGAAACAACTTGTTACAAACCAACCAAGTTTTATCATTTTATGAACCAGGGATGCTCTAATTATTTGGTCTCCATTTAGTTGGTTCTGAAGCGATGGATCAAGACTACTACGACTCAAATAATCTGTTGAGAATTTAGTCGATTCATTCTTAAATTGATATAAAGTGTTAAAGAGCCATCACAATGTCGCAAGGGgacattattaaaatgtatgatGTGCTCACAGTATAATCCAATAATTTCATTTATATTAATCATgcgtgttgtaaaaacgtattcTATGTATCAAACACTTTAACTGAAATCACTTTTATGAAGAAGTACAGCAGGGGCGAGATGatcaacaaacaagaaaaaggtGGCGGATCGAACCAACTAGCTTTGTATTTTCTTGGTGAGCTGCGGCTCCGCATGGTGCCGTCGTCCATCCATAAGGTCCCTGCTGTCTCACAAGTGCCCACAATCAAAGTCAGGAACAAATACTAGCCCGGAGCTGGTTGATATCAATCAAcatgcccccgcccccccccacccccttggcTTTCTCCAGTCTTCCTCATCTGCCATCCAGGGCCTTGTCCCTGGCTATGACGGACTCGTTGAACTTGATCATCAGCGTGGTGCCCTTGTGCCAGTGGGCGGTGACCTTGGCGGGGAAGCCGCTGTGTGTGAGGATGGCCTCCACGACGCCCGCCGTGAAGGCGGCGCAGTTCAAGCTGCTGTTCTCCTTGGGCACGGAAATGTACGCATTGATGAGGGGCTCCTTCTCTATGATGTAATACGTCTTGTCGTCATCGTTGGCTTGCTCCAGTTTGTCAGCCTCCTTCCCAAACAGAGACTTCCAGACATTGACCTaaaagaggggggaaaagacGGTTAGTGTAAAAGGGACCTGACTCTGAAACCATCAGCAGGTGTTCCCCGCCCGCTCACCTTGATAAAGAGCAGCATGTTGAGCACTTTGGTCTCCCTCTTGCCGTTCTTCTCCCTCAGCACCAGCACGTCCAGCAGGCTGGCGCCGACGCTCTGGCCCATGTCGGCCAGGCGCGTCTGCAGCTCCGACACCGAGTACACGCGGCTCTGACAGTACTGCACCATCTCGGAGTACAGGAGGGCGAACGCGCTCACGCTCACCTCGGTCTTGGGTCGGGTGAGGGGTCGCTCCAGGATGTTGGATTTGCCTCGAGTGAACCGCGTGTCCATTTTCTGTCGGTGGTTTGAAGGTGGTCCACTGAGCAGGTTGGTATCTACGGACACACGTACGCAGGTCATTCATGACTAGTTTGTGTAGTCAGTAAAATGGAAGAACTGCTTACATGTGGACTTTAGACATGAGCAAAGCCCTTCTCTGTTGAGCAATGTTTATGCTTTTAAAAATTATATCTAGCAAATCTTTTCTGCACCTTAACATGTATCGGCACAATAAAAGTCACAGTAAGACCAATGATAAAGACTCAACCAGAGGTCCTGATGTAATGATGCTATCAATCCTCCCTCCATAGATTATAGACATTCTGAATACAAGCAGTCAGTTTTGGCTTGAAACTCATACATCCATCAGCTTGGAAAACCAATTACAGATATCACAGATGCAGTTCTGACTACTAGTTGTCTTTTTGCAGAGCCCCTAAACTGAATCGGGCTAGGGAAATTTACCATGTGTGTACCAGGGTTGCAGATGACGCAAATCAATTAATTTTCTATGAATAAACTGCAACAATCACACATCACACCCTGAGTTTCAGCCATTagctagaaagagagagaattcTTCCACCGCCACAAGTACAAATGATttaaacttcttctttttttaactcgCGCGGTGTGAACT
This window encodes:
- the trappc5 gene encoding trafficking protein particle complex subunit 5, with the translated sequence MDTRFTRGKSNILERPLTRPKTEVSVSAFALLYSEMVQYCQSRVYSVSELQTRLADMGQSVGASLLDVLVLREKNGKRETKVLNMLLFIKVNVWKSLFGKEADKLEQANDDDKTYYIIEKEPLINAYISVPKENSSLNCAAFTAGVVEAILTHSGFPAKVTAHWHKGTTLMIKFNESVIARDKALDGR